The sequence TCGATATCTTTCCGGAGCACAGCTTTCCGGGCTTCCTGGTACAGGCGACCGTCAAGGTCACCGGCAAGACCGGCGTCGAGATGGAGGCGCTGACCGCGGTCTCGATCGCCTGCCTCACCATCTACGACATGGCCAAAGCCATCGAGAAGTCGATGCGCATTGAGGGCATCCGCCTGCTCGAAAAGACCGGCGGCAAGTCGGGACCGTACAAGGCGGAAGCGTAACAATGGCCCTGATGCCGGTCGCCGAAGCGTTGGCGCGGGTGCTGGCCGACACCGCGGCACTGGGCACCGAAGACGTTCCGTTGAGCGATGCGCCGGGCCGCGTTCTCGCCGAAGACCTGACCGCCTTGCGTACACAGCCGCCCGCCAATGTTTCGGCCATGGATGGTTACGCCGTGCGCGCCGACGACATCGCCAACGCGCCGACACCGCTCAAGGTGATTGGCGAGGTCGCCGCCGGCCATCCCTTCTCTGGCCGCATCGGCCAAGGCGAAGCGGCGCGCATCTTCACCGGCGGCGTGCTGCCGGATGGCGCCGACACCGTCGTCATCCAGGAGCTCACCCGCCGCGACGGCGATAAGGTCACGGTCGAGAAAGCCACCTCCAAAGGCCGCAACGTCCGCTACGCCGGCATCGATTTCAAACAAGGCGCCGTGCTGCTCGCCAAAGGGCGGTTGCTGACCGACCGTGACGTTATGCTGGCGGCCGCGATGAACCACCCGCGGCTGCGGGTCCATCGCCGGCCCGTAATCGCTGTGCTCGGCACCGGCGACGAACTGATCCTGCCTGGCGGCGAGCCCGGCCCCGGCCAGATCGTCTATTCCAACGGCTTTGCCTTGTCGGCGCTGGTCCGCTCGGCGGGTGGCGACGTAATCGATCTCGGCGTTGCCCGCGATACGCTGGACGATATCGGTGTCCGCATTCGTCGCGCCCGCGACGCCAAAGCCGACGTGC comes from Undibacter mobilis and encodes:
- a CDS encoding molybdopterin molybdotransferase MoeA, which translates into the protein MALMPVAEALARVLADTAALGTEDVPLSDAPGRVLAEDLTALRTQPPANVSAMDGYAVRADDIANAPTPLKVIGEVAAGHPFSGRIGQGEAARIFTGGVLPDGADTVVIQELTRRDGDKVTVEKATSKGRNVRYAGIDFKQGAVLLAKGRLLTDRDVMLAAAMNHPRLRVHRRPVIAVLGTGDELILPGGEPGPGQIVYSNGFALSALVRSAGGDVIDLGVARDTLDDIGVRIRRARDAKADVLLTSGGASVGDHDLVQKALAAEGLDLSFWRVALRPGRPMMHGRLGPMHVLGVPGNPVSSYVCAFLFLLPLLRTLSGRSDVVPQSEPALLGRDLPANDERADYLRATLAMGPDGLIATPVANQDSSLMAPLSQADCLLIREPHAPAAGAGSRCRILKFGF